The sequence below is a genomic window from Uranotaenia lowii strain MFRU-FL chromosome 2, ASM2978415v1, whole genome shotgun sequence.
tcccaaccgTTATACGGCTTTGTTAGAAAAACCTGCAAACTTGAAAgaggattttaaaaaatacgaCAAACTAATTTTGACGTTTGGGGTTCacgatgagaaaattttagccaacaatgattactttcacacatgtttgggtaacattgggtgtaataattgttcgtttttgagaaattatttgaatgtttttttgccGCCAAAACCTgtctatacgtaacataaattgagaaaagatgttaataaaaaccgtATCAAGTATAAAAAATGTATGTCACACTACTCTTGACttcatatttaaataaatagtttttagcCTCAACGAATTAGTAGCCAAGTCAGCGTTTCTTGAGTTCAAACGTTATATGAATAAGAACGGGAGAATAACAGAAGCATCCTAATAAAATTAACGCAAAACAACAATGAACttaagttctttaaaaaaaatcaaatatcagtTAAACGGccgatttttatcaaaagttgtTAACCATATTTCTTTAacttatcggccttatcggtgaaaagtgattcCCTTTTCAGTAgagacatctaaagattatgaaactttatagatggatagagggttagatgaaatgaaagatggtgaaaatgagcgggtagaatttgtttagaagtaggtattatcatcacatatctcATTTTTATTCCGCAGGACATCACCaataggccggaacaaatttcaaatccttcttttgtcactcagagttggaacatcgcgaggtgggggggggacaataaaaaataatgcgaaaaacaaataaattggaataaattgcacaaaagcgtgtatgcaaaaaaaaagcatactatatcattgcacaaaaccattaactaaagtattttttttaccgtaaaattctataaaatcaagaatacatgTGGTGAAATTACTTCCATCctccaaaatttcttttttggtcttgtaatctttaggatatttgaattttttatcaaaattttcatgaaatacttaaaactttatttatttcccccttcgggttttttggaaatttcgaaggggggggggacaaAAGAAGACAtcgatatttgttccagcctaagtCCGATAAATCAAAGTGACAAACATTAATTACGGtaattaatctcttcataaggTTGTTAACAATATAATCTACATGAACAATACATAATAACGAAATTTCacggtttttatattaaaacattACAACTCATTAACTACACTGACAtgattctaagaaaaaaatcctttcaattTCTGGCTAGAAAAAGCCGTCTGCTGCATTACAAACTACTggtaatcatgaaaatttgacttaAGAATACTCAAAAGTAGCATGTTCGCCCAAACAAGtgcacaaatatatttaatgaatttttacctattttcaaaacgCATCCCGAAAACAAGAGTTAGTAAACtaaatgaatatttggaatAAGTACCCCAAACTGAgtcaaaaagaaaaatgtttttttttttgtttcaattaagctTACGATGTGTATAGTCATTTTGGCTTTTAAAGCTTTGTtcaatcatagataaaaatcggtttcaactggtttctgccaACCGGTAGTTGTTCAATAagtcaatgttttggtcgaaactagtcaggtcgttgtcaatgaagcaagttaaaACTAGTCAAAAGGATCAAAACCGATTCAGCTCGACAAAGGGTTTCATTTCGGCctgtcgaagtcaattggaaaaagacaGGTATTCAATCGTCAGTCCATTTtcacttgtttcgacctattttgACCAAACTTcattagggtaaatgtacccgaccttggcacctaaggcatggtttacccttttttcgacattcctaccttcctgttgagtgcaacatataacatcctttgaagaatttacttgctaacttgcttagagttcaacaaaactATGTTTTccctatggaactttcattaatgtgagcaaaatgcatgctAAGTACTCACttcggtgctccaattacttggccgccgtaccaattgtttgccgtttcgatgatccgattcttggccaccagcaaagtgcaatagatctttgtCAACAAtactcaattgacagttaacagaatcgttggctattctgaatataaggccactgacagaatgacgtcagctgagcgtaaagttctatgcgacgatggaacaccgggcgccactcatacaactaaaaggcttttgaaaacattgatgaaatttggttgaaagggaagcagaaaataagctttcatttcaaaaagtcggaagtccagaaattccgcaatgcgattgcgacacatagggttatattcactaccaaacaattgtcttcatattgtagagtttggcttcataaagtaagaaattgaaaaataccttgaatggtatttaaaaatttgcccttttgaatttgttagctgagattatgagtgTAAGGAATGGATTTGTCTTTATTACATTTTGCGGTAAAACGTTTACATTCGGTGACCCCTCGACAATTTGATGTAACCTTTCGATTCGATATTCGTCTCTTTCCCTCACATCCAACTTCTCGCTCTCACTCAAAACTTCGACAGTTTGCGTACTTGGACCAAGCTCAGTCCAGTTCGGTTTCGGGTGATATACGACACGCACGACCGGTAGCACACCTCTACCCGGAAGGCCTTTAGGATGTGGAAAGTAACCGGAGATTTTCCGTATGGCCACATGCGGGTTTTtacattggcgatcctgccaggagcCCAGGAATGATGAATTGACAAAAGGTATGAGGAAAATCTCCGgttactgcaaaaaaaatggCGTCGATGGTGATAATAAAGTGcatcgaaaataacaaaaaaattataaataagcatAAGTGATAAGGTGAAAGTAGTATTCAGTGGctatctgttttttttgtttatgaaaaaGGTGAGTATCACAAGTCGGTTATccggaaaatttgaattattaccAGCTCTAGACGAGAATTCACATATGGCGTAAATTTGAAGTAATCTTGGCCAATAGATGAATTCAATTTAGTACAACCAGAGAGCATCGGATCAAGGCAGAAACGCCAGCTTTGGTTCGAACGGAAGCGCCAGTTTTGGTTTGGGCAGAAAACGCCAGCACTAACTTgggcggaaacgccagcactGAATTgggcggaaacgccagcactAACACAGGTGGAAGCGCCAGCATTAActtaggcggaaacgccagctctAACTTAGGCGGAAGCGCCAGCGTTAACTTAGGGGGAAAACGCCAGCACTAAcacaggcggaaacgccagcactAACACAGGCGGAAGCGCCAGCATTAActtaggcggaaacgccagcactAACTTAGGCGGAAGCGCCAGCGTTAACTTAGGCGGAAAACGCCAGCACTAACACgggcggaaacgccagcactAACTTGGGCGGAAACGCCTGCACTGAATTgggcggaaacgccagcactAACACAGGCGGAAGTGCCAGCATTAActtaggcggaaacgccagcactAACTTAGGCGGAAGCGCCAGCGTTAActtaggcggaaacgccagcactAACTTgggcggaaacgccagcactAACTTgggcggaaacgccagcactGAATTgggcggaaacgccagcactAACACAGGCGGAAGCGCCAGCATTAActtaggcggaaacgccagcgtAACTTAGGCGGAAAACGCCAGCACTAAcacaggcggaaacgccagcactaatttaggcggaaacgccagcactAACTTAGGCGGAAACGGCAGCTCTGATTCGGTCGGAAACGCCAGCACTAAGACAGGCGGAATCGCCAGCATTCACGTATGAGGAAACACCAGCATTAGCTTAGGCGGAAACGCCAACATTAACACAAGCGCAATCGCCAGCACCCACGTAGGCGGAATCGTCAGCATTTattcaggcggaaacgccaacACTTTATAAGGCCGAACCTCCAGCACAAACATGTGGGAGCGTTAGATCTAACACAGGCGGACACGCTAGCACTATTTGAGGCGAAAATGTCACATTTGATTTAAACAGAAGTTCTAACCAGTTAGGCGCTAGTTCTAAAtcaggcagaaatgccagctcTAGGAAAAGCGGATTAGCTAGCTCTAGGAAAAGCAGACGCGTCAGCACTAAACAAGTAGAAACGCCCGTTCTGACAATGTCGAGAATGCCAGCATCAACCTAGGCATAATTGCGATAAAacagtctgtggcccgctttagaTTTCAATTCTCAGTCAGGCGAAAACGTTTCCTTTTCcttgaaaatcggaacaatatGTGGAAATACCAGCAAAGAAGCAAGTGAAGCTTACCTGAGAAAGAGAAGCTCATGTAATTTTATGTTCGATCACACGATTACGAATCATATAGttcgaaatatgttttttttgagCGCTAGGTAACCATATAGAATTGTAAGATATAAGTAAAGCAAGCTATAGATTCACTGGTTCCGAAGATAAACAACAAACAACCGAAGCAAGAAACGATAGTCAAAAAACTGCAATGAACGATTCGCAGCTAGATCAAACGACTATCTTTCGAGCAGCAGTAGCGAATGCACCTCGGAGGATTTAATGGATGATCCGAACGATTGCAAGGATTTCTAGCATTGCGTAGACAACAGTGAGGGTAGCTACACCAAGTACGATTTCGCTTGGGGCGATGAAACAGCTTGGGATCAGGAAGCTTAATCTTGCAACCATGGTTGTTCAAATGTGTGGTGGAGAATCATGGAATAGTAATGAAATAATTTCTAATAGCAATGAATCACCAAACTCAACTACTTTAAGCATTTCCACTGACCAAACTACCTTCGATGACGCAGCTTTGAAAACGTTAAAGAGTTCTGAAAGTCAACTTGATAACGTAATAgattatgttttgaaaatttatattcctTGTCTAACTAGATTGATTGATAGTGCTAGATTGTCAAcccagattttaaaaaaaaaaaacctttcagaCAAAATTTGAAGGGAGCCGTTTTCTCTATTGTACGAACGTAAACTCTCATGGAAGAGACTACtgttaatttatattttagggTTACTTTACAGGATCAATCGTGTAGAATACAAACCAATAATAGTTCAGTAAGACTGGTTGTGATTTTCCAGCGTCAGGAAgtctttcacataaatttcaGCAAACCCGAATGAATACCGGTGAGATGAGCTAGAAAGCATCACACGCTGGGTGGTGCTTATATATAGATGAAAATCCGTTTAAGATAGCACAGCAGGTCGCTGTACGGTTTCCAGTTTGTGGGCTTGACAAACTTTTGTTCATGTGGACACGCAATCGGGCACGCTGATTGAATTAGGTTTCCTTTTTGAAGGTTTGAATCATGACGATGACCTTGTTGCGATTTTTTTGACTCAGAGCTGCAATGAGCGCCACATGACATCCATTCCGTTCCGCTGGATGTCCTCAGTTTGGCGTCGTTACTGGTTGGATAGAAAAGGAAGCAACAATTCAAAATCCTATGAGAGGTTCGGAAGCATTCCAGAAATCCGTAGTATGGTATCACCTTATGACTTACCTTTCCTTGATGCAGGAGGGCGCTAGAAGTCTGCACTGACCTCGTAGGGGATGATCCGGTAAACGTGTCATGGCGCATCTTATTCCCGATCTTATTCTTGCAGAAATCGCGCGACTTAATCCACTCATGATGTTTGCAACTTTCGGGTTTCCTGCCAAATGTTGTCGCTGGTTTCCCACCTTGACTACAGACGGAAAAAGGAAAGGTGCGTTCTTGCAATTGTCGAGGAGTGGACAGTGGGACATTGTGGACAAGACTTAAGAAGTGGGTGCGCTGACTGTAAACACTACTAACTTATGAAAACTCACCTTAGCATAAGTCCTGTACAGAGCCCGACAGAAAGATACATTATGCAGGTGTACTCTCAAAGTCTGAGCCGTGAAGATTCTCACAGGGGAACTTTTGAATGCGCAAAGATTGACCACGACGCTCTTTCGCAACGAAACACTTTTCAGGAACATATTTAGGcagatgtttgtttttatttatgaacTTTAGCTGTGGCAGTAACGCCTAGTGGTGGGTGGTGGCCCATAAAGCCCTAAAATACTGTAGGGCTTTAGTGGCCCATGGTAGCGAAGGTCAGCGTTACGTTAAATATTAGTTGTGTTCAATTGGAGGCACAAATCAATATCAATCACCGTTGAATTGAATTCAATTGTTGGTTAGTAAGTTCAAGATAGAGTTTTATTGCTCTAATTATAATTCACCAAAACAAGTCAAAAGTTATCTGGAATGAGAGAGAGAGAAGTATTTATCTTATGAAAAAAGAGCCATGCATATTTTACtgattgtaaatattttaattcaggGCCACGCTACGCATTTtctattcaactttttttttgtttaacagcTTAGTTTTGACCAAGAACGTACTGTGCCATTTTTAATTCAGTTGAAATTTATGAGAAGATTTTCTTAATCAATAATTAATGAGACCAGAAACAAACACATGAAGTAAACAATGACTTTAATACTGGATATTTTGTAAtcgttaaataagcatttttttatgtttttctttttactgGAGAAGAAGGGGAATGTAAGGAATGGATTTGTCTTTATTACATTTTGCGGTAAAACGTTTACATTCGGTGACCCCTCGACAATTTGATGTAACCTTTCGATTCGATATTCGTCTCTTTCCCTCACATCCAACTTCTCGCTCTCACTCAAAACTTCGACAGTTTGCGTACTTGGACCAAGCTCAGTCCAGTTCGGTTTCGGGTGATATACGACACGCACGACCGGTAGCACACCTCTACCCGGAAGGCCTTTAGGATGTGGAAAGTAACCGGAGATTTTCCGTATGGCCACATGCGGGTTTTTAcaatgagcttctagcaagagccatctcgaatgcccggggtgttgcgcagtggtttgacacgccaaatagatgttagaatataaaccttgctaaaacagtttttttaattcgactcacatcaaatattttaaggaataattggaaagcaaacgatattttcctgaacttccaacttctgttttcatgaaaaaaattagaacaaaattccaaaaaattaaatctgagtaggtatatggttcccaagcaatagaaaacgattccaaaactcaattaattatgtattttatatactaaaatcataaattgccatcgatctaacaatttttagataagaaaaacatcataagtcttgtgagatgcttaatttaacttagttttttttttcaatatttcgaaccactgtgttctgtaggagaccacgtggcttttgctcggcagactgcaatgcaaatgctgttcgcacgcataccaatgtaccttcgattcatggttcccaaatagcgatttttgcattttaaatgcttggatatgacttttagttagtcgaatcacttatgtccTCCAACTTATTTTGAAGCTTAAGTTTATGaaaacggtcttatcatacaatccaattagtatgaaaatatttgtgcgtagttttaaatgaatttttagggaACACATCAgtccaaaaatacctctttaatgaacatgtatttttttcagcttccaacactggtggtgtatttcgattgaagttgcatgccaagaaaaggaacaaaattagttttcaattttcattccaaacctaaataaatattcattcttttgtttttctagtattttttgattttttgccgagtttaactgtaagcatgagtatttattgcaaatttttcaaataaatatccgCGTTTGAAAGCGCTTGTGAATtcaacagttgcactagaaaggtgagttcatctgattttcatacggtgatttccaacgtaatttcctcggatgcagatcgaaaaaaattaactcctttattaaagtacaaacaatcaaaaaattcggtatgcacagatttgaaacaaattattctcttcgcaatgaaaatatattcaaaattttttaagctcaatttggacctgaaaaacacgaaaagacatgttggcatgccaagaaaaggaccatgccaaaatagggctcacttaccctaaccctcatccgcattagagtgtcattttgacacttttgcaagtttgaaggcttataacttttttcagaagcttcaaaatacaaaaatttcttcggggaccccaaatgatttcaaaagttcttgaatattgaatctttactttttttatggacgaaccctggaagcctggacaaaaaaaactcccttttccgacttagagtgtcaatttgacactccaaaagtaaaatctatctaagtcgtttgaattataattaacttcataaaaaacttatatcaatagaaacctcgtaatgtcagtaaaataggTTTAGGACATTATATGTAGCTAAAGCTACtaattttctcgttattcagcattaaagaaaaaaaaaatccgaaaaaacatgcctcaggaaaactgctgttattcatatattacacgtccagctgaagttaatgtctacagcATGAatccaagaaatgtttttctaatttttttttaatgaaatggtcacaaaaagataaaaaaagtagTCTAAAAatcctacttttcattcgattgctaataaaaactgtttgagcgatggtagagttttagaaaaaatattactacaaaatttattaaaattctaacattttgctgtctttagattttcgatgcaacaaaaattgaattttctggaatttttcaaagttaactactttgcgcgattattttacaaattgaaatttcatctgtttttgtggtcaagttgtacccggattttcagtgctttaactttgtttggaccaatcaaaagtatattcattggaaagcaaatttaatctacattctattGAGGttcaacaattcacgctgtgagatttcacaaaaatatgaaaattataaacgtaaaattaaacgtagcccaagcaaccaaaagtctcgttaaaaaggtcgaacacagcttaatcagcataatcaatgtgctgaagttccttttattcagcccaaaatttaagttcttattgaaactttgaagttccattacatatttgaacggccttctattcagcccacaagtaaacatttaatcagcaaaaacaaaaaataattctcctctcttctcttattttggtcatcaccaggccatgtggtgctgccggtttcttgGCATCCATTTTAATCCTCCCATCGCCTCCCTCAATTGATTATACTtgattgctttgtttttaattttgttcgatacatgccggcacgcacgtcagttctgctacacaattatttgatttgcttactcaagcaatcaaacaacctaatggaaaaaattagtcctggtaccagatttgaacctcatcctccgagatgatagccgaacacgctgccacgaaGCCAcccctagatgttgccttaccggcagttaaaattcgaagtggttattatagcgccagcactaaatttcttcttcggaagtccggacttccgatcccgaacttacttccgaacttttgacagttgtgtttaaaaaaataacagtgtattatatgcaacgttgccacagataaatttgtatccaccagagtatctctacatacattaagcgggccacagactacacaacattggtacaaatgcgatgaaattagatgaaattttattgctgtgaacacgatttgcatcgtgtatggcactgcttgtatgagcgcccaaacggtttgagtaacaTCGGttgggatcgaaatattttgtacaaaccaccaCCCTCTGCCGgggtggaaatgtttttttgttgcttttgctgttttcgccagcaatcgtttgtgttcgcgtgaaatatactCTTACGGGCAAGAATGAGAtacacaaacgattcaaatgaatttgtggcaacgttgatttgaaaatttcttggcgcacgcttaaataaaacgactcaatgtgttttggtcggaagtcagccatgatgccagttcaccaacgacgtttattaaatttttatctaaacgcaCAATATAAGCTTtctagaatacccgcaagggcagccagcggccagcagcaaagacgcatgttgattattactaagaaacattacgaaacggcgtataaatcaatcatccgttaaaataatatcgattaaaaaaaaagaaattccatGTTTAGAAATGTTAAGCATAAAGTTATacgaattcttgattttatcttgatatttaatcaatgaattgattcaactgactttcaatgtgtgataaattcgtggtaataAATTAGTTAGATGAAGttttataaagtcaaagtaAAGttaagcctaaaggtatgagccgtttcaaataaagaatttacaaaaaaaaaaaacaatcatttgcgagttagcgTTAAGTTGTTCtaagttgaagtttcaaaataaattatacatttcaacaatttccaagctccaaaaaatgatttatttattatatgcccttttgtgatgttcgttcacatttcatattcatgatatggcggacatgtctcaaaaaggctatttgaggaactttctggaacttcgagtccatagaaggctatttgagatccaatttgtaacttttattctgaatgatgcgattgacatgtcacagaaaaagctatttgaggaacttcttggaacttgaagttcacagaaggctatctgagacctaatttgtagcTTGTATACTGTGTgagtgcgattgacatgtcacaaaaaaggctatttgaggaactttttggaacttcaagttcatagaaggctatttgaggaaccttttgtaactttcatgctcacattcgagaaaatttggtACCAATCCCTTTGATACCTttattcagcgaaattcgaactttggaggaacgagtttaagtggatatgagacttttggttgcttgggaaatttctagaaccacaagcaacgcgtccagcaaaacgtgtttgtttgctttccggtaggtacggtgggtggtgattcgggcagagagccaaACCGAGAGAAGAATTAATGATGAATACAAATGCACTTCCAAACCTCAGCTTAGAACTTCTGATATCGCTCAGGGAAAAGCTAGATGAAAACACTCGTAGTACAATGTGCTAtagtttcatagaaatcgttgtttttaatgcaaacatggaaaagtaaaattcatgTATCTCGCTTGAATACAAGCGGATACAGACGGTTCTACCTGCATCTTGTGGAcgaaatttttgactttaatttgcatctaaagcggtttgccggatgttgcccggtgtttgtaaaattaGGCGTGAAAAAGCactattttcggtaatttttataACATAGCTTTGCAGTATCatattttacaaacttgaagtGTTCAAGTGATGTATTTTAAtgagacaaacaactttgtggaacatattattaaacttaaaattaactgaaaaaagtaattaataaactgattttcagaagttaagtttcttatttaacCTATAGCtcggaaaataattattttagaaacatgacgtctgagacaaagttgtagaaaatttgattttaaacaagtttgcccaagacatcaaagagctaaaacctataatagagaagttagaaattttatctcacttgtaggagaattaatcagaaataaaataattttttgttatagagctgattttactggAAAACTTCTCCCAAGACACTAATAACCTAAAATGTGAACTAAAAGATTATAAGCaatgatcacgtttttcacatttttgaccactgtgcggtgtggggagcgcgtgttttagccgattgcaaaatttaaaattgtgccAAAGCTAGTGTACCTAAACGCCTGTACCGTTGCAGATGGtcttaatatataaaaaaaattgaataagtgctGTGGTATAATAATGTTCCATCTAACCTAAATTGGAATCTTGtgttgaaatctgaattcttcgTTGAAAACTTATATGTTAAAAGGTTTACCCTGTTAATTATCATTCTACTCgtttaataaatgtttgatgGTATGTTAAAAAGTTACTTGAAATGTATCTACTGTTCTAACCATAAACAATAGCTGTAAGAAGGTTAGACCATTACTGAGGGGTTGTtattggatagaaaaaaaaacaaaaaaaatcaacctacCTATGCACAAACACTACGTGTGTACGTGTATGAGTGAACACAACAACTACTTGCTAAAATAATGAAAGATGAACTGTCGCCGATGGGGTTGGAACTTGACTAGGCATTCGGCAGATACTGTTTCGGAGGCACCGTCTTCTTCAGGCCGTTCTTGAACTCGGCAAACGACATCCGATGCTCGAGCGAACTGCGGATCGTACTCGGCCGAGTATCGGGATTGATAGCCTTGAGCACATCGTCGAAGAGGATCTTCTGTTTCCGCT
It includes:
- the LOC129745622 gene encoding uncharacterized protein LOC129745622 isoform X3 is translated as MYLSVGLCTGLMLSQGGKPATTFGRKPESCKHHEWIKSRDFCKNKIGNKMRHDTFTGSSPTRSVQTSSALLHQGKVSHKVIPYYGFLECFRTSHRILNCCFLFYPTSNDAKLRTSSGTEWMSCGAHCSSESKKSQQGHRHDSNLQKGNLIQSACPIACPHEQKFVKPTNWKPYSDLLCYLKRIFIYI
- the LOC129745622 gene encoding uncharacterized protein LOC129745622 isoform X2; this translates as MFLKSVSLRKSVVVNLCAFKSSPVRIFTAQTLRVHLHNVSFCRALYRTYAKNAPFLFPSVVKVGNQRQHLAGNPKVANIMSGLSRAISARIRSGIRCAMTRLPDHPLRGQCRLLAPSCIKESNDAKLRTSSGTEWMSCGAHCSSESKKSQQGHRHDSNLQKGNLIQSACPIACPHEQKFVKPTNWKPYSDLLCYLKRIFIYI
- the LOC129745622 gene encoding uncharacterized protein LOC129745622 isoform X1, with product MFLKSVSLRKSVVVNLCAFKSSPVRIFTAQTLRVHLHNVSFCRALYRTYAKNAPFLFPSVVKVGNQRQHLAGNPKVANIMSGLSRAISARIRSGIRCAMTRLPDHPLRGQCRLLAPSCIKERILNCCFLFYPTSNDAKLRTSSGTEWMSCGAHCSSESKKSQQGHRHDSNLQKGNLIQSACPIACPHEQKFVKPTNWKPYSDLLCYLKRIFIYI
- the LOC129745622 gene encoding uncharacterized protein LOC129745622 isoform X4 codes for the protein MYLSVGLCTGLMLSQGGKPATTFGRKPESCKHHEWIKSRDFCKNKIGNKMRHDTFTGSSPTRSVQTSSALLHQGK